From the genome of Acidobacteriota bacterium, one region includes:
- a CDS encoding ATPase, T2SS/T4P/T4SS family: protein MSSLDRILPFLRPIEDLLRDPTVTEVMVNRGGRQVFVERHGAIEAVADRTLDSRSLTVAIKNIARACGDEISEAQPALDARLEDGSRVAAMFPPCSVDGPTLTVRKFTHHYSLDELVQSGTLPDHLANTLVDAVRTRQNILISGGTGTGKTTLLNALAATIPATDRIVLIEETSEIRIDKPNLVRFEARRLQQPLGQEAPLPAVTIADLLRATLRHRPDRILVGEVRGAEAFDLLQALNTGHQGALSTIHANSATQALARLAHCVVAANVGLPHHSTREAIALAIDLVVHIDRRSGRRIVTEALHVSGYCGPTDQFELDRFWVFDEMAPHESEDS, encoded by the coding sequence GTGAGCAGCCTGGACCGGATCCTTCCTTTTCTGCGGCCCATCGAGGATCTTCTGCGGGATCCGACGGTTACGGAGGTAATGGTGAACCGTGGCGGCCGGCAGGTCTTCGTCGAGCGCCACGGCGCCATCGAGGCGGTAGCCGATCGCACACTGGACTCCCGCAGCCTGACGGTCGCGATCAAGAACATCGCCAGGGCCTGCGGCGATGAGATCTCGGAGGCCCAACCCGCGCTCGATGCCAGACTTGAGGATGGCTCGCGCGTAGCAGCAATGTTTCCGCCGTGTTCGGTCGATGGACCGACACTCACGGTGCGGAAGTTCACCCACCACTATTCGCTGGACGAACTCGTCCAGTCTGGAACGTTGCCTGACCACCTGGCGAACACTCTGGTGGATGCTGTCCGCACGCGCCAGAACATCCTGATATCCGGCGGCACCGGGACGGGAAAGACAACGCTTCTCAACGCCCTTGCCGCAACCATCCCGGCAACCGATCGGATTGTGCTGATCGAGGAGACATCAGAGATCCGGATCGACAAGCCCAATCTAGTCCGATTCGAGGCCCGTCGCCTGCAGCAACCGCTCGGGCAGGAAGCCCCTTTGCCGGCGGTGACGATTGCCGACCTTCTGCGAGCAACTTTGCGGCACCGGCCGGACCGCATCCTTGTGGGCGAGGTCCGGGGAGCGGAAGCGTTTGACCTCCTGCAAGCGCTCAATACCGGCCACCAGGGCGCCCTCAGCACTATCCACGCGAACTCCGCCACACAAGCTCTCGCCCGCTTGGCTCATTGCGTGGTTGCAGCGAACGTCGGCCTGCCTCACCACAGCACGCGGGAGGCGATTGCCCTGGCGATCGATCTAGTCGTTCACATCGACCGCCGATCCGGGCGGCGGATCGTTACCGAAGCCTTGCACGTCTCCGGCTATTGCGGCCCAACGGATCAGTTTGAACTCGATCGATTTTGGGTGTTTGATGAAATGGCTCCCCACGAAAGCGAGGACTCATGA
- a CDS encoding type IV secretion system DNA-binding domain-containing protein: protein MLATSSLRAFLESRALIALTTAALVGSAGLYAFPVNPDEPFLAAIASRRPDVLTVISYGYAAMWFSTPFHVASLLLSLTAIVLYRKQPRMRFRELPPYPSPETRPAPSLILGESHHPTTIGRAAEPTWLIIPERGLYTGTMIVGAIGTGKTSACMYPYVDQLVRWRSQDQERKIGGLVMEVKGDFCLQVRRMLTDAGRADDYVEIGLDTGTCYNPLHNDLDPYAVAYAIASLLNNLFGKSKEPFWQQAYTDLLKFVILLRRLSDGYTTLSDVYRYVLDDSQIDRDIRRLKVSLSDVPEVVLVPTVEYQLLDLQRSWAHWFQDDAEHMAHPYDAELETFLDSRGASYEVRKAKGAGWADRRHQLEAVERWYAGGWSRLDTRLRSSITEGIVVFLSLFDDNPAVHRAFCPPRRAYSGTLSPGEPTPLPPIDTLLDAGRVLALNFPVAANPGLARIIGVMLKLDFQRAVLQRIPKISSQPGKAWRDLMFICDEYHAFATVGETDPTGDERTFALSRQARLIPIVATQSISSLRSVLPGDESWRTLLQCFRNKVFLATSDEFTARNAADLCGRHDKLKAHYSLSESGREAHISLLTGRAAANKHSITATKSYAPTHEHIFAPRVFTQLQNAQAIVLPYDGVNPLPPQFCYLKPHYLDVQTSYFDHLERGAL from the coding sequence GTGCTGGCAACGTCGAGCCTGCGCGCGTTCCTTGAGTCGAGGGCCCTGATTGCCTTGACCACGGCGGCCTTGGTCGGATCGGCAGGGCTCTACGCGTTTCCTGTTAATCCGGACGAGCCATTCCTCGCCGCGATCGCAAGCCGCCGGCCAGATGTCCTCACAGTGATCAGCTACGGGTACGCCGCCATGTGGTTCTCAACGCCTTTCCACGTGGCGTCCCTTCTCTTGTCTCTGACGGCAATCGTCCTTTACCGCAAGCAACCGCGCATGCGGTTCCGCGAGCTACCGCCCTACCCATCTCCCGAGACTCGCCCAGCCCCATCGCTAATACTCGGCGAGTCCCACCATCCCACCACGATTGGTCGGGCCGCCGAACCGACGTGGCTGATCATTCCGGAACGCGGGCTCTACACGGGAACGATGATCGTTGGTGCCATCGGAACCGGAAAGACTTCCGCATGCATGTATCCCTACGTGGACCAGCTTGTGAGGTGGCGCAGCCAGGACCAAGAGCGGAAGATCGGTGGCCTGGTGATGGAGGTCAAGGGCGATTTCTGTCTGCAGGTCCGCAGGATGCTAACGGACGCGGGTCGTGCCGACGACTACGTTGAGATCGGGTTGGATACGGGCACTTGCTACAACCCGCTTCACAACGACCTTGACCCGTATGCCGTGGCCTACGCGATTGCTTCCTTGCTGAACAACTTGTTCGGGAAGTCAAAGGAGCCGTTCTGGCAACAGGCGTACACCGACCTGTTGAAGTTCGTGATCCTGCTGCGGCGTCTGAGCGACGGCTACACCACCCTCTCCGATGTCTACCGCTATGTGCTGGACGATTCGCAGATCGACCGCGACATCCGGCGACTGAAGGTGTCACTGTCGGATGTTCCGGAAGTAGTGCTCGTGCCGACGGTCGAGTATCAACTGCTGGACCTGCAGCGTTCCTGGGCTCATTGGTTCCAGGACGATGCGGAGCATATGGCGCACCCTTATGACGCCGAGCTCGAAACGTTCTTGGACAGCAGAGGCGCGTCGTATGAAGTGCGAAAGGCCAAAGGCGCCGGCTGGGCCGATCGGAGGCATCAGCTGGAAGCCGTCGAGCGCTGGTACGCCGGCGGTTGGAGTCGTCTCGACACACGTTTGCGTTCGTCGATCACAGAGGGCATCGTCGTGTTCCTGTCACTGTTCGACGATAACCCTGCGGTCCACCGGGCCTTCTGTCCCCCGCGTCGCGCCTACTCCGGAACTTTGAGTCCGGGCGAGCCCACACCCTTACCTCCCATCGATACGCTCCTCGATGCCGGTCGCGTGCTGGCTCTGAACTTTCCTGTTGCCGCCAATCCAGGGCTCGCGCGCATCATCGGCGTGATGCTGAAGCTGGATTTTCAGCGAGCCGTTCTTCAGCGCATTCCGAAGATTAGTTCGCAACCGGGCAAGGCCTGGCGAGACCTGATGTTCATCTGCGACGAGTACCATGCGTTCGCGACGGTTGGGGAGACCGATCCGACCGGCGACGAGCGCACGTTCGCGCTATCCAGGCAGGCGAGATTGATTCCGATCGTTGCCACACAAAGCATCAGCTCACTGCGGTCGGTCCTTCCCGGAGACGAGAGCTGGAGGACGCTGCTGCAGTGCTTCCGTAACAAAGTGTTTCTCGCCACCAGCGACGAGTTCACGGCCCGAAACGCCGCCGACCTGTGCGGGCGGCATGACAAGCTCAAGGCGCACTACAGCCTCTCCGAGTCCGGGCGCGAGGCTCACATTTCACTGCTCACCGGCCGCGCTGCCGCGAACAAGCATTCGATCACCGCGACAAAGAGCTACGCACCCACCCACGAACACATCTTTGCCCCACGGGTCTTCACCCAGTTGCAGAACGCGCAGGCCATCGTCCTGCCCTACGACGGCGTGAATCCCTTACCCCCGCAGTTCTGCTATCTGAAACCGCACTACCTGGATGTGCAAACGAGCTATTTCGATCACCTCGAACGAGGCGCCCTGTGA
- a CDS encoding VirB8/TrbF family protein — MNPTVGDINPKTLESAKRQFVELYGSSLVLNSYLKIALVLVSLVAAGLVALNAHTVTKYAQVKPLVIRIDSVGRAEAVEYDATRYQPQPPELRYFLTQFVIKHFSRIRATVQREYPDSLLFLDATLADATIAQNDQTRGIESFVTNPGADETDVIVQNVSLTELTRPPFKAAIGFQKVHYAPGTRQERSRETYVAQVDFVLREQVPNAFVRVNPLGLQIVYFRIDQAFDEARR; from the coding sequence ATGAATCCGACCGTTGGCGACATCAATCCCAAGACGCTGGAAAGCGCGAAGCGCCAGTTCGTGGAGCTGTACGGCTCGTCGCTAGTGCTGAACTCCTATCTGAAGATTGCCCTCGTCCTCGTGTCGCTGGTGGCAGCCGGCCTGGTGGCTCTCAACGCCCACACCGTGACGAAATACGCCCAAGTAAAACCGCTGGTGATCCGAATTGATTCGGTCGGGCGAGCGGAGGCCGTCGAGTATGACGCGACCCGATACCAGCCACAACCACCAGAACTCCGGTACTTTCTGACGCAGTTCGTAATCAAGCACTTCAGCCGCATCCGGGCCACTGTTCAGCGCGAGTATCCCGACTCGCTGCTGTTCCTCGATGCGACGCTGGCTGACGCCACCATTGCGCAGAATGATCAAACCCGCGGCATCGAGTCCTTCGTCACCAATCCCGGTGCTGATGAAACCGATGTCATCGTCCAGAACGTCAGCCTGACCGAGCTGACCCGGCCGCCCTTCAAGGCCGCCATCGGCTTTCAGAAGGTGCATTACGCGCCTGGGACCCGGCAAGAGCGGTCCCGGGAGACCTACGTCGCGCAAGTCGATTTCGTCCTGCGCGAGCAGGTGCCGAACGCGTTTGTGCGAGTCAACCCGCTCGGGCTGCAAATCGTTTACTTCCGAATCGACCAGGCGTTCGACGAGGCCAGAAGATGA
- a CDS encoding type IV secretion system protein, with the protein MPTHPSLDLIPTVQQAITSLLLTYEPEFLRFGYRLFLSFAVILIAWHGIRVMFSGDGLGEQMFDFAKLLLFISFGYSLIAFYESPLPGIGVSFSNLITDQAGYFQSVLQARAFDNVYRHLDELSAHFMQPDPWSILANLIYWTVLFLIAFAKAVSLAVISFGLIASAVCALLGPIFVPFFIVPKLDWLFWGWFKSFIQYSFIPVVAIAFLMIFEQFIFRYVTTLPPVITQADYGIYAMQAFAVVATFCMGILQVPSLTQSIFSGSSGESTLANRVSISRIFSRR; encoded by the coding sequence ATGCCGACGCACCCATCGCTCGACCTTATTCCGACCGTTCAGCAGGCGATCACCAGCTTGTTGCTGACATATGAGCCGGAGTTCCTGCGGTTCGGATACCGGCTGTTTCTGTCGTTCGCCGTGATCCTGATCGCCTGGCACGGCATCAGGGTGATGTTCAGCGGGGACGGCCTCGGCGAACAGATGTTTGATTTCGCCAAGTTGCTCCTCTTCATCTCGTTCGGCTACTCCCTGATCGCCTTCTATGAGAGCCCCCTTCCGGGCATCGGCGTGTCGTTCAGCAACCTCATCACGGACCAGGCCGGGTACTTCCAATCGGTCCTTCAGGCGCGCGCCTTCGACAACGTCTATCGGCACCTCGATGAGCTGTCCGCTCACTTCATGCAGCCCGATCCGTGGTCGATCCTTGCGAACCTGATCTATTGGACCGTCTTGTTTCTAATCGCATTCGCGAAGGCGGTGTCCCTTGCTGTCATCTCTTTTGGACTGATTGCCAGCGCGGTATGTGCACTTCTGGGGCCAATCTTTGTCCCTTTCTTCATTGTCCCGAAGCTCGACTGGCTGTTCTGGGGCTGGTTCAAATCGTTCATTCAATATTCGTTCATCCCGGTCGTAGCCATCGCTTTCCTAATGATTTTCGAGCAATTCATCTTCCGCTACGTCACGACGTTGCCGCCCGTGATCACGCAGGCGGACTACGGCATCTACGCGATGCAGGCGTTTGCCGTTGTGGCCACTTTTTGCATGGGGATTCTCCAGGTGCCCTCGCTGACCCAATCCATTTTCTCGGGATCGAGCGGAGAAAGCACCTTGGCGAACCGAGTCAGCATCAGCCGGATATTTTCGCGGCGCTAG
- a CDS encoding TrbI/VirB10 family protein has protein sequence MSATDTQGAAPVVDRRPVPRGVLPKGIQTWLMVALALGIVLIIFFTGQPQAPERSSAASPAQQAVSPDRVRDYQERLSALNGLSAPELRGEPSLPPAFQDDVQLEAVDPLAGERQRRDYESLFASNVVVSRRAPLQRPDARADQSGVQADERPRLAGNEPSLDAIADAVVRATTRNSPQEVAASPASENASVPGATRRVAANAREYSIVAGNMHRIVEGTIIDTVLTNRLDGAAASPVNCLVTNPVYSQNGQHILVPAGARVLGETRQVEGLNDTRLAVGFHRVVMPDGQSVALDQFRGLNQRGDSGLKDRVNQHYWSTFGAAAAVGLVGGLSQWLGSAALGSGDGDRTVIVAGSADAASQASAQSLNRFLNRMPTITIREGHRVKVYVTSDLELPAWSAATTGVDQER, from the coding sequence ATGAGCGCAACCGACACACAAGGCGCGGCGCCCGTGGTCGACCGACGGCCGGTTCCGCGCGGTGTCCTGCCGAAGGGCATCCAGACCTGGCTTATGGTCGCCTTGGCGCTAGGAATTGTCCTGATCATCTTCTTCACCGGGCAGCCTCAGGCCCCCGAACGCAGCAGTGCGGCGAGCCCGGCGCAGCAGGCCGTCAGCCCTGACAGGGTCCGTGACTATCAGGAGCGCCTCAGTGCCCTCAACGGCCTGTCGGCCCCAGAGCTGAGGGGCGAGCCCTCCCTGCCTCCTGCCTTTCAGGACGACGTCCAGCTTGAGGCAGTCGATCCCCTTGCCGGCGAGCGGCAGCGGCGAGACTACGAGAGCCTGTTCGCCAGCAATGTCGTCGTGAGCCGGCGGGCACCGCTGCAGAGGCCAGACGCGAGGGCGGACCAGTCCGGAGTTCAGGCCGACGAACGACCGCGCCTGGCTGGGAACGAGCCATCCCTGGACGCCATCGCTGACGCGGTTGTCCGGGCGACCACGCGAAACAGCCCTCAAGAGGTCGCGGCCAGCCCCGCGTCCGAAAACGCGTCTGTGCCGGGCGCCACGCGACGTGTTGCCGCCAACGCCCGCGAGTATTCGATTGTTGCCGGCAATATGCACCGGATCGTCGAAGGCACCATCATCGACACCGTTCTGACGAATCGCCTGGATGGAGCGGCGGCCTCGCCGGTCAACTGCCTGGTCACGAACCCGGTCTACTCCCAGAACGGTCAGCACATTCTGGTGCCGGCTGGGGCGCGGGTACTCGGCGAAACGCGACAAGTTGAAGGATTGAACGACACGCGGCTGGCGGTCGGCTTTCACCGCGTCGTGATGCCGGACGGACAGTCGGTGGCCCTCGACCAGTTCAGGGGACTGAACCAGCGCGGTGATTCCGGGCTGAAGGATCGTGTCAATCAGCACTACTGGTCGACGTTTGGAGCTGCGGCGGCGGTGGGCCTGGTTGGCGGGCTGTCGCAGTGGCTCGGGAGCGCCGCGTTAGGCAGCGGCGACGGAGACCGGACGGTGATTGTGGCGGGCTCGGCTGACGCAGCATCCCAGGCCAGCGCTCAGTCGCTCAATCGATTTCTCAATCGCATGCCCACGATCACCATCCGAGAAGGTCACCGCGTGAAGGTCTATGTGACCAGCGACCTGGAACTGCCGGCGTGGAGCGCAGCCACCACCGGCGTTGACCAAGAGAGGTGA
- a CDS encoding TrbG/VirB9 family P-type conjugative transfer protein → MRALLIPIVASLTWVALDVRPAAAQVGGIREVTATDRNVIPLNTRLRYTTMIVLPDGDEILDVICGDRDFWVISAVQNVAHVKPAKADAETNLNLVTAKGAIYSFLLKEKAGSGQPDLKIYVNANQDAPTGHQKYYSAADVERLNSELTEAKAAVVRSEQRAKEALAAANQDYPSKLRFAYGTPKYEKPFFVQAIWHDGAFTFLKADARELPALYELKDGKPSIVNFQVRGGVYVIPKVLDRGYLALGSTRLSFEQREQ, encoded by the coding sequence ATGCGCGCACTACTGATTCCGATCGTCGCTTCGCTGACATGGGTTGCCCTCGACGTTCGCCCGGCTGCCGCACAAGTAGGTGGTATTCGAGAAGTGACCGCGACCGACCGCAATGTCATCCCCTTGAACACCCGGCTGCGCTATACGACGATGATTGTCCTTCCGGACGGCGATGAGATCCTCGACGTGATCTGCGGCGACCGCGACTTCTGGGTCATCAGTGCCGTGCAGAACGTCGCCCACGTCAAGCCTGCGAAAGCGGACGCCGAGACCAATCTCAATTTGGTCACCGCAAAGGGTGCGATCTACTCCTTCCTGCTCAAGGAGAAGGCCGGCTCAGGCCAGCCGGATCTGAAGATCTACGTGAACGCGAATCAAGATGCACCTACCGGCCACCAGAAGTACTACAGCGCAGCTGATGTCGAACGGCTGAACTCGGAGCTGACCGAGGCAAAAGCTGCGGTCGTCCGATCGGAACAGCGCGCAAAGGAGGCGCTGGCAGCGGCCAATCAGGACTACCCCAGCAAACTCCGGTTTGCGTATGGCACCCCCAAGTATGAGAAGCCATTCTTCGTTCAGGCAATCTGGCACGACGGGGCCTTCACGTTTCTCAAAGCCGACGCCCGCGAACTTCCCGCGCTCTATGAGCTGAAGGATGGAAAGCCGTCCATCGTCAACTTCCAGGTTCGAGGCGGCGTCTACGTCATCCCAAAGGTGCTCGACCGTGGGTACTTGGCGCTGGGTAGCACACGGCTGTCGTTTGAGCAGCGGGAGCAGTAA